The stretch of DNA CATTTAGAAGTTTTAACGTTTTAAACCTATAAAAGGTGAGTTCAGGTTGAGCTCTAAAAACGTTTAAACAATTATCTGCTTCAACCTCATTTATTCTTATTAATTCATTAATAGAAATAAAAGCGAGTAAATTTAAAAGCTTATCATCAAATTCATTTGTCTTTCTGTTTCTTAAATCCCAAAAGTAATCAGTCCATGAGGTATCTATTTTCGTTGCAAAATAGGTCTCTACATTAACAAATTTTCTTCCTTCACTATGCTCTATTTCATAATTGTAGTTGTCATTAAATTCTGACTCTCTTAGGTACTTATTTAGTTCAGCCTTTAAGTTTTCAAAGTTAGTCAAAGGCTTTCCTCTTGCATTCATTTTTATGTATAAATCATCGGAAATACCATAGTTCTTAATATCTAAAAAATTAAAGACAATACTAGGTGATTCTTGTTTAATAAGAGTCTCAAATTTTATCTCATATTTTTTCTGAGTGTACATGTCATGGATCTCATCTAGCATTGTAATCGCAGATTGGACAGTTAAATCATACTTCCAATCAATGAAATACCAGTTCTTGTTACTTATGACAGTTCTGAATGAGACATTATTAGTGAATATATCTTCATAGTCTTCATCATTTAGACCTTTATTGATTTCTACGAAAAAATTGGTAGATGATTTTCTAGTTTGATAACTGAACTTTGTAAAAGATTCTTTATAAGAACTTACTAGCTTCTGTCTATATGCAAGATACCAATGAAGAAGGTAAAGTGTTGTTAAGCGTTGTTGACCATCTAGTGGTATGAATGCCTCGGAATCTATATAGCCATATATAAAATCAAGTTCTAAAGGAGGGGCATTATTATCTCGTACATCAATTATTCTTTCAAATAAATCAGAAACAAAGACTTTTCTAATCTCTTCTGCTTTTGTGTTATTACGTCCTTGAGCATAATCTCTTTGTATCATTGGAATTAATATACCTCTTTTTATATCAGAGTTGTCCAGTTGGTTATTTAATAAATTCCATATAGTTTTTGTGCTCATAATTTTTAATTGAGGTATTCTAATGATGATTTTATACTTTCTATATATGCTTTTCTGTCATTATATGTCCAATATGCTAGATGATTTGGAGTAGGTGTATAATATTTAAGAAAGACCTTTTTTGTTTCACTTGGGATATATAAACCTGCTTTATCTTTTTCCAAAATCAATTTTCTTTTAATGTCAAATAAAGAATTTTTTAAAGCAGAATTAATTTTACCATCCAATAGAGCCAAGTTAGCAATAGAATGGTCATCATTTATCCATTCATATTCATCTTCTTCAGCCAAGGATATATCTTCGTCATTATCATTTTGAGCTTCAAGATTATCTATCTCAGCTATTTGCTTTTGAATATAGTCTGTAATTACTTTGAAACATTCCTCAAATCCCTCACGAGGGATTTTGTTCTCTTCTAAAGACAGAAGGTTTTCTATCTTGACAATAATTACATTTACTTCATTATTGGGGGAGAGCTTTGCTTTGAAGAAACTAAGATGGTCATTCAACCAATTAACGTAATCGTCTTCTCTTAAATCATCAGAATTTTGAGCAAAAATATGTTCAAGTGTCCATGATTTATTTTTTAATTTTTCAAAAGGGAAGGATTGCTTTTTATCTTGGACTTGTAAGCTATTTATGATGTTATGAACCTTCAGGATTGTATCAATTTTTTCATTTTGACCTTTCGTTCCATATCTCAGCTTTGAAATATCCTTGATGTTGATTAATTCTCTAATCTTAGACTTAATATTAGCTAGAAACACTTTACGGTTGTTTGTAATGAATTCATCTATAATTTCAATTATTGGATAGTTTTGGTAAATCAAAAGTCCAATTAAGTGATTATAGGTCTTATCATGATACCATTCTATTAGAATGTCGAATATCTTCTTTAAATCATTCCACTCTTGTTCTATAAAAGAAGTATTGCTTTCAGCATATTTTTTCAATTCTTCTTTGTTGCTCCTAATAGCTTTCACCTTATCATAAAAGTATTTAAACGAAAAATATTTATTCTTTTCATTTGTCTGCTTATGAGAGCATAAATCCATTATGTAATCTACTCTCGTTTCATAATCTTTCTTTCCTCCATAGACAAAGCCCCAAATACTAGGGTCTTGCAATTTCTTTTCCATCAAATCCCACTCTAATGCAATGGCATTTTGTTTTAAGGTTAGAATATCTTTAAAAACATCAGATTCTTTGTTAAGAGAAGCGAACCCAATAGACAGATTATTCTTACTTAGAAATACTGCTTTTACCAATTCGGCATTTGTTAAAGGTATTTTGCCTATATTTATTCTAGTAAAAATATCTATAGCATCAACATATTGAGATGTTACAACCTCATACCAGATGAATTCTAAAGATTCTGCAATAGCATCAAAAAGTTTAGTAGTGATGTTTGGTTTTATATTTTTAGTTTTTTTTATCCAAGCATCAATCGTATTATAGGCAGTACTAATGTAATGGTAATCTGGGTTTTTATCACACAAATCTTCATCCTTCACCTTTTCATCCAAATGCCTTAAAAATTCACCACTATCAGGTCTAGTTTTGTATTCTAAGGAGAATAAGTCAATATCACTATTACTTTTCTTTAGCCTTGATAAAATAATGAAAATGGTTGTTAGTCTTTGTTGCCCATCTAATACCTCATATCGACCATCTTGCATTCTCTTGACAACGATTGGTTGTAAGCAGTATTTGTCGTCCCTTTTTTCTGATGTGTTGATGAACTCTAAAATATCCTCTAATAAATCAACTACTTGGTCATACTCCCAGCGATAGCCTCTTTGATAGTCTGGAATAAAGAATTGATATTTAGGTTTATCATCTTCTTGTGCTAACAATTTGCCAACAGGCACTACATCAAGTCTACTTTCCATAGTGTTTTCTTTTATTAGTTTGTTTTTTACTTATACCTTCACCTTACCTGTCACTACTTCATTTATTAATACTTGTTTGTATTCTTTTAATTTGTCAATTAATTTAGATTGATAGAGAATTGATTTATCAATTTTTATTTCATGATATTGTATATATTCAACTATGCTTTGTTGTTCTTCAATGTCAAAAATAGGGATATAAAAGTTATTAATATCTGATTGAAATAAATGAGGTACTCCCATTCCATCCTTCTTTTTCTCAATTAGTTTTTGGCAAGTTTGGCTTTTGATAAATAAATCAAGGTATTCTGGTAATAGCTTGTCCTCTTGAATAACTCTTAGTACAGCAATTGAAGAATTAACAGTGCATTTGAAGGGTAAACCTCTTACTATATTGCTTATTCCCAGCGTAGAACCATCTTTAACTAATAATACATCTCCTCTTTTTAACATGATTTCAGGAGATTCATAGTATCTAAATTGTGTTATGAAGTTAGCATCATTATATGCAATATCCTTATGTTTTATATTAGGTGTAGCAAGAAAACCATAATCACTTTTATCAACATATTCATCAGCCTTTAATCCTTTCCAACCTTGACGAGCTTTTGTCCTAATGATATATTTAAACTTCATACATTTCCACCCCTCAGGAATATCCCCAATCCAATCCACACCACTATCCTTCATCTTCACATCAGGATTCAAGCCACGAGTAACTGCATTCTGAATGATGATTTGTTTCCGTTCTTTGAGTAGCTCAATGAGCTTTTCTTTTTGTTGAATGGCTTGGTCTATTTTTGCACATTTGTTATCTAAGAAGTTTGCTATTCGGGTTTGTTCTTCTAAGGGAGGAATTCCAATTTTAATTGACCTCATTTCATCATATCGAGTTGTCCATAAATCAGCGACAATTCCATGTCCCATTCTGTAAAACTCTTCAATGAAATTGAAACTTTTTAGCAAGTAATTGCAGTATATAGGAGCTATTCCTTGGGGTTCCATTATAATATTAATTAAAGAAACTGAACCATCTTGGTAAGCAATACCACTTGAACCTTTTCTATCTGAACGACTATTTATTACAAAGTCTCCCTGTTTTACTAATTTTCTATTATCTCCATCATTTGTTTTTGCGGCACTTGATAATTGAGGAACTATACCATTCTTAGTTACAGAAAGTGCTGGATAATCTTTATCTGATACCTTTGTTTTTCTGTTCTTAAATTTAGTTCCTAAACGTGTTAACTCCCAATGCTCAGGAATATCCCCCAACCATTCCACCCCAGAATCCTTATAAGCAGAATACTTTTCCAATTTATGTTTATTCATTATCGTTTCCATATTACACCAAGTTTAATATTTCTCGAATCAAACCATCACTTTCTTCCTCCAAGGAAATAATATCCTGTGTTACTTCCTCCAGTGATCTCAACGGCTTATGTTGGTAGAAATACTTATTGAAACTAATTTCATAGCCAATTTTAGTAGTCTCCAGATTAACCCAAGCTTCTTCTACATGCGGTTGTACTTCTCGTAAGAAATAGGTATAAATATTTTCTTTTAGCGGTACATTTTCGGTATCTCTTAAATCGCTATCCGTTTCATATTGAAGGTATTCATTGGGCGTATCCGTAGCATAGTAGCCAAAATCTGCCAACTGCTCCTTTTTACAATCCAATCGAGCCAAGAGCTGTTTTAATTTATCACCAGCCAATTTCACCTTGCCTTTGATGACTTTAGCAGCATTCGCATCATAAGTGCTGATAACATTCAAGATTGCTTTTTTTTCTCCAGCCGAAAGCTTGGTTTTGGTCGCTTTAAGCTGTGCATCTACCTTCGTTTTTAATTCATTGAAGTCCATGTAGAGATCCGTTCCAATAGCCTCTAATAAGCGAGTACCTACTGTCCGTAAATTTTTATGTTTGTTCCAAGTTTTGGATGTAGTCAAAGCCGTTTTTTGCTTAGCAGAGAGATTGATTCCTTCTTCCTCACACCAATCCAAGATTACCTCCTTATGTTCTGCTACGTTTTCATAAATAGCCTCCCCATAAGTCTTGTAAGCCCATTGCATCGCCTCTTTGATGGACTTATCATAGCGCAAGCTTTCGATGGCTTCTTTGGTAAATTGAGCTTTGAGTCGTTTAGGGCGTTCAATACTTACTTTGTAATAACCAAAGTCCCTATTGTCAAATACCTGAGCTGCTATGCTAGCATCAGAGCTACGCTCTACGGATTCCATTTTGGTATAGACTTCCAGTATTTCATCAATATGCTCAGGAGCAAATTCACAGTTTTTGTCTCCAAGGTTCTTTCGCAATTTGCGATAGAGCTGTCCTGCATCAATCAACTGTACTTTGCCTTTGCGATGAGGAGCTTTGTTGTTACTCAATAACCATATATAAGTAGTGATTCCTGTGTTGTAGAATAGGTTATTGGGCATTTGAATAATGGCTTCCAATAAGTCATTTTCAATAAAGTAGCGTCTAATATTGCTCTCCCCACTTCCTGCATCCCCTGTAAACAAACTGGAACCATTGTGAACCGAAGCAATTCGAGAACCTGTTGGGCTTTGTTTCAAGCTTTTCATCTTGCTCACCATTTCCATCAAGAACAGTAATTGCCCATCCGAAGAACGAGGAGTAGCAGGGACCTCTTCTTCCTTGTCCCAATAATCCTTGAGCTGGATCGCAAAACGAGGATCAATAATATCCTTTCCATCTTTGATGTATTTCAGCTCGCTGTTCCAGGATTTTCCATAAGGAGGATTCGAGAGCATAAAATCAAAATTGTGTCCTGTAAATTCATCGGTAGAAAGCGTGGAGCCATTGCGGATGTTCTCAGGATTGTTGCCCTTAATCATCATATCCGATTTACAAATGGCATAGGTCTCATCATTGATCTCTTTGCCATATAAGTAAACATCACTCTTGTATTTGATCTCGCCTTCTTCATCTTTGATGAAGTTCTGTGCTTCTGTCAACATTCCACCAGATCCACAAGCAGGATCATAAATTGTCATGACAGGAGGCAAATGTTCTTTGATGGGAATAAATACAATCCGAGTCATTAAGTCAATTACCTCACGAGGCGTAAAATGCTCTCCAGCCTCTTCATTGTTTTCTTCATTAAATTTACGAATCAACTCTTCAAAGACATAGCCCATCCCCAAATTGGTCAGTGCATTCATTTTTCTGCCTTCTGGGTCATCCTTGTCTTTATCGGTCAAGTTGATATAAGGAGAGGTAAATTTCTCCAGTACTGTCAATAAAACATCCTTAGATGCCATGTGACGCACTTGAGTTTTTAGGTTAAATTTATCAATAATCTCTTTTACATTTGAACTAAATCCATTCAAATACTCTTCAAAGTTAGCTTGAAGTAGTTGTTGGCTATTAGTAGCCGTATTGTAAAGTTTTTGTAAGGTCCACTTACTTGTATTATAGAAAACATAACCTGAAGCCTCTTTCATTCCGTTCTCATCCCACTCTGTAAATTGCATCTCATCTCTCTGAAATTTGAGTTCTTCCATAACCGCCTCTTTGGTAGGCTCCAAAAGTGCATCCAATCTTCGAAGAACGATCATAGGAAGAATGACATCTCTGTACTTACCACGTACGTATACATCTCGCAAGCAATCGTCTGCAATTGACCAAATAAAAGAAATTAGTTTATTATGTGTGGAATTATCCATTTTCGCTTTATTCTGTTTAATCTATAATTTAATTTTTGCCCTCTAATAAAAGCAAAAAACTTGTCTTGAATCGTAGAAAGCTAACAAATAAAAATCATATTTTAGTAATTATAATTAAAAAATATCCAGCCTTGATCAATAAAACAAACGGCTTTTCATTATAGCTTCAGATTTGTTCTTTATCCTTAGTCGTAGATCCAATTTAGGGGAAATTCTATTTTATTTTTTTATATTTAAAATATCTTTTAACAATCGTATTAATGAATCCATCTTTTCGACTCTTAACCCCGAATGCTCTTTGCTATGGACAACCCCAACACACTAGAAATAAAAATCGATGCCTCGCTAGCAAACAAGACCTTTAAACTATTTAAAAAACTAGCAATCAACAGCTTTAACATAGTAGAAATCGTTTTAAAAAAGGATATAAAAAAAGGAATTGAAACCCTAAAAGACATTACAACGACAGACACACGTTTCGATACTCCAGAGAAAAAATTAGCTTTTGAGTTAATCACAGAAGCACTCAAAAAAGCCATTCAAAAGCTCAGAGAAGAAGTTTTTAAGGAGTATTCGATCAAT from Aureispira anguillae encodes:
- a CDS encoding DUF262 domain-containing HNH endonuclease family protein; amino-acid sequence: MESRLDVVPVGKLLAQEDDKPKYQFFIPDYQRGYRWEYDQVVDLLEDILEFINTSEKRDDKYCLQPIVVKRMQDGRYEVLDGQQRLTTIFIILSRLKKSNSDIDLFSLEYKTRPDSGEFLRHLDEKVKDEDLCDKNPDYHYISTAYNTIDAWIKKTKNIKPNITTKLFDAIAESLEFIWYEVVTSQYVDAIDIFTRINIGKIPLTNAELVKAVFLSKNNLSIGFASLNKESDVFKDILTLKQNAIALEWDLMEKKLQDPSIWGFVYGGKKDYETRVDYIMDLCSHKQTNEKNKYFSFKYFYDKVKAIRSNKEELKKYAESNTSFIEQEWNDLKKIFDILIEWYHDKTYNHLIGLLIYQNYPIIEIIDEFITNNRKVFLANIKSKIRELINIKDISKLRYGTKGQNEKIDTILKVHNIINSLQVQDKKQSFPFEKLKNKSWTLEHIFAQNSDDLREDDYVNWLNDHLSFFKAKLSPNNEVNVIIVKIENLLSLEENKIPREGFEECFKVITDYIQKQIAEIDNLEAQNDNDEDISLAEEDEYEWINDDHSIANLALLDGKINSALKNSLFDIKRKLILEKDKAGLYIPSETKKVFLKYYTPTPNHLAYWTYNDRKAYIESIKSSLEYLN
- a CDS encoding type I restriction-modification system subunit M translates to MDNSTHNKLISFIWSIADDCLRDVYVRGKYRDVILPMIVLRRLDALLEPTKEAVMEELKFQRDEMQFTEWDENGMKEASGYVFYNTSKWTLQKLYNTATNSQQLLQANFEEYLNGFSSNVKEIIDKFNLKTQVRHMASKDVLLTVLEKFTSPYINLTDKDKDDPEGRKMNALTNLGMGYVFEELIRKFNEENNEEAGEHFTPREVIDLMTRIVFIPIKEHLPPVMTIYDPACGSGGMLTEAQNFIKDEEGEIKYKSDVYLYGKEINDETYAICKSDMMIKGNNPENIRNGSTLSTDEFTGHNFDFMLSNPPYGKSWNSELKYIKDGKDIIDPRFAIQLKDYWDKEEEVPATPRSSDGQLLFLMEMVSKMKSLKQSPTGSRIASVHNGSSLFTGDAGSGESNIRRYFIENDLLEAIIQMPNNLFYNTGITTYIWLLSNNKAPHRKGKVQLIDAGQLYRKLRKNLGDKNCEFAPEHIDEILEVYTKMESVERSSDASIAAQVFDNRDFGYYKVSIERPKRLKAQFTKEAIESLRYDKSIKEAMQWAYKTYGEAIYENVAEHKEVILDWCEEEGINLSAKQKTALTTSKTWNKHKNLRTVGTRLLEAIGTDLYMDFNELKTKVDAQLKATKTKLSAGEKKAILNVISTYDANAAKVIKGKVKLAGDKLKQLLARLDCKKEQLADFGYYATDTPNEYLQYETDSDLRDTENVPLKENIYTYFLREVQPHVEEAWVNLETTKIGYEISFNKYFYQHKPLRSLEEVTQDIISLEEESDGLIREILNLV
- a CDS encoding restriction endonuclease subunit S; the encoded protein is METIMNKHKLEKYSAYKDSGVEWLGDIPEHWELTRLGTKFKNRKTKVSDKDYPALSVTKNGIVPQLSSAAKTNDGDNRKLVKQGDFVINSRSDRKGSSGIAYQDGSVSLINIIMEPQGIAPIYCNYLLKSFNFIEEFYRMGHGIVADLWTTRYDEMRSIKIGIPPLEEQTRIANFLDNKCAKIDQAIQQKEKLIELLKERKQIIIQNAVTRGLNPDVKMKDSGVDWIGDIPEGWKCMKFKYIIRTKARQGWKGLKADEYVDKSDYGFLATPNIKHKDIAYNDANFITQFRYYESPEIMLKRGDVLLVKDGSTLGISNIVRGLPFKCTVNSSIAVLRVIQEDKLLPEYLDLFIKSQTCQKLIEKKKDGMGVPHLFQSDINNFYIPIFDIEEQQSIVEYIQYHEIKIDKSILYQSKLIDKLKEYKQVLINEVVTGKVKV